The region taaaaataataatataaaataaaattaactctccatctaacattttaaatttttagatgagatggtggttaacaattccaCAGATATGATCTATgggctattttttaaaatatgttttttcaGTGCCCTTTTTTATCAAACCACAAGCTTTTACTTGGTACCAGTCATATGATGTTTCTTTATGCccattcttttttttccaaGCAGATGTCTtgatagaatttttaaattgttaaataagataaggggcattagtgtaattaactttaaaaacttgtttgtatatatatactcttgtaTTGTACActttgagaaatatataaattattttattcccaTAACATGATATCAGAGCCACAAACCCTAGCCCAAATGTCGCCACCAATCGCACGACTGTCTCTCAGATCATGTGGCCAAATCTCGTGCACCCAGATCGTGCTGCCCAGATCCGTCGTCACCCAGATTGCACGGTCGCCGCCCAGATCTATTGTCGCCCAGCTTGCACGGCCCAAATCGCGCCCAGATCTCGCGACCTTTTCTTCTTCCGGTCGGCCACCCTCAGCTCTCGCAGCGGTTTCTCTAATCTTTGGTCGTCGTCACCTCGCCGATCCAAATCCGACCATCCTCTTCCCGGCCGACCCTAGATCTGACCATCGGTCTTCAGATCAAGCTGCTCCCGCTTAGATCTAGCCACTGTTGTTCCAGATCTGTTCTTCCATCTCTTCGATCGTGCAACCCAACCTGCTCCAGATCTGTTGTTCTTTCTGCATCATGTCTTCATCATCAGCACACTCTTCATCCACAAGCCGCTCCACCATGTCCACACTTATAACCATTCCCTATTTTTTAGGCACACCAGTTATTACCACGGAGAAGTTGAGTGGACAAAATTATTCTGCTTGGTCATCTGCAATTGAAATTTAGTTTCTTGGACATGGTCTTGAGGATCATTTATCAAAGACTATTTCAATTGTTCCTGAAGAAGATCAACCTCTTTAGCGGAAGGTGGATGCACAGTTACTGAGTTTACTGTGGCAGACTATTGAGCCGACCTTGATGCCGATATTTCGACCTCTTCGGGAGTGTAGTGCCCTATGGACTCAGGCTCGTGAGTTGTATACGAGTGACATCACTcgtatttatgatgtgattggtgctttATTCAATCTACGACAGGCTGATTTGGATATGACCACGTATTTGGGTAAGCTCCAAACTTCTATTACcgattttaatgaatttatgcCATTTGATACAGATATCAAGAAACATCAACAACAACGTGATCACATGTTTATTGTCCTCTGTCTTCGTGGAATTTGACCGGAGCTCGAATCTGTTAAGATAGATTCTCGGCAATGCATCTCTCCCACCTTTGACAGAGGTATTTGCCAGGCTACTTAGAGCCTCTTCTATTACTGCTGATCGTGGTGTGTCCGTACCTGGAGATCACTTCTCCCTTGTTACGACCCCGACTGATCATGGTCGTGGTCGTCAGGTTGGTGGTCGTCCTCGGCCCCAGTGCTCCTATTGTAATCGTCTTGGTCACACTAGAGAGACCTGCTATCGCCTACATGGTCATCCACCTCAGGCAACCAGTACTGCTAACATGGTTGTTGGTATTTCGGAGGGTCAGGCATCTATCACACCCAATGATTCCTCACCAATGACTATCTCCGAGGGGGAGTACACTTAGTTCCTTCAGCTTCGGGCAACACAACAGGCTACTTCACTTGTCACGTCCCTTGCTGACACCGATAACCCACCCTATTGCCTGCTTTACTAAGTTCTCATCTTCTCTTAGCCCATGGATCTTCGACTCCAATGCCACTAATCACATGTTTGGTAATCGTTCTCTCTTATCTCATATTCAAACTTTGCAGTCTCTACTTTCTGTTACATTGGCTGATGGCTCTCAAGCCTCAGTCATGGGTATTGGCACATCACCTCTCCCTACTTTACCATTGTCATCTGTTTTCCACTTACCACAATGTTCCTTTAATTTGCTCTCTGTTAGTCAATTTACTCGTAATCTTAATTGCTCTATAACTTTTTTGTCTGATTCTGTTCTTATGCAGGATCAGAGGACCGGACGAACGATTGTCACGGGACTTGAGTCTCATGGCCTCTACTATCTATCTTCCCCTGCTTCCTTAGTGGCGTGCACGACGACTACTTCCCCACTACAAGTCCATTGTCGGCTAGGGCACCCATCTCTTCCCAATCTCAAGAAGATGGTTCCCAATCTCTCTCGTATTTCTTCCTTAGagtgtgagtcttgtcaacttgggaaACATAGTTGTAGTTCTTTCCCAAGTACAGTCAATAAATGTGTTAGTTCTCCCTTTTTAGTAGTCCATTCAGATGTATGGGATCCCAGTCGTGTCAGTTCAaaagacagttttcggtattttgtaacatttattgattttgtaacatttattgatgatttctctcGCACTATATGGCTACATTTAATGAAAATGCGTTCAGAATTATTTTCAGTATTCATTacattttgtgctgaaattagAACTCAATTTAATTTGCCTATCCGTGTTCTTTGTAGTGATAATGCTCTTGAATATTTGTCTCTCCCATTTAAATCTTATATGGCATCTCATGGGATTCTTCACCAAACTTCGTGTCCTggaaccccacaacaaaatggggtagctaaACGCAAGAATCGTCATTAAATTGAGACAGCCCGCACGCTCCTTCTTCATATGTATGTTCTGATTCAATTTTGGGGTGATGTTGTCTTAATTGCATGTTACTTAATTAACCGAATGTCATCTTTTGTCCTTAATGACCAAATTCCTCATTTTGTTCCTTTTTCTCGAGTTGACTTATATTCTCTTCCCCCTCGTGTCTTTGGGAGTACTTGCTTTGTTCACCATCTTGCCCCAGGTCGTGATAAGCTATCCGCTCGATCCATGTGTCTTTCTAGGTTATTCTCGCCTTCAGAAGGGGTATCGTTGCTACTCTTCTCAATTAACTCGATATTTTGTTTCAGCGGATGTTACTTTCTTTGAGTCATCTCCTTATTTTCCTTCTTCGTCTGAGGTCTCTAAGTCCATGTCTGATGGCTTACCTTTGCCTGTTCGTTTTCTTGACCTttcatcatctccatctccaccGCCCTTTACCTCTCGCCTTGATTGCCCCAATCTTTAGGTCTATCAACGGCATCCACAACCTGTGACTCAACCAGCACTGCCTGTCGTCGCTAGTCCGAGGGAGCCGTCTCCTGAATCATCCTCTGCGCCGATTAGTTCTGCCTCCTCTAGTCCGTCGCCTTCAGCTTCTGATCTTGACTTTCCTATTGCTCTTCGTAAAGGTACTCATCATTGTAGCACTTTCCATCCCATTTCACATTTTTTAGCTATGATTCTTTGTCCCATGGATATTCTGTTTTTGTTTCGTCTTTATCTTCTGTTTCTCTACCTAAATCTGTTCCCGAAGCTCTTTCCCATCTAGGGTGGCGGGCTGCTATGGTTGAAGAAATGTTTGCTTTACATTCCACCGGGACTTGGGACTTGGTATTTCATCCCAAGGGTAAGTCTACTGTTGGTTGTCGTTGGGTTTACGCTGTTAAAGTTGGCCCAGACAGCCGGATTAATCGTCTTAAGGCTTGGCTTGTTGCCAAAGGCTACACTCAGGTTTTTGGTCTTGATTATGGCAATACATTTTCTCCTGTTGCTAAGATTTCCTCTGTTCGTCTTTTCTTATCCCTTGTTGCTATGTTTCACTAGCCTCTTCATCAATTGGACATCAAAAATGCCTTCCTTCATGGCGATTTACAGGAAGAGGTGTATATAGAGCAACCTCCTggctttgttgctcagggggagtctgaGCTGGTGTGTCACCTTTGAAAATCTTTATACAGTTTAAAACAGtctcctcgagcttggtttAGTCGATTCAATTTAGCTGTTCTTAAGTTTGGGTTAACTCAGAGTGAATCTGATCATTCTATGTTTTATCGCTCTCAGTCTGGCCACCACATTCTTCTAGTGGTATATATTGATGATATAATATTTACaggggatgatgatgttggtatcattgaattgaaggcacatctTCACCAACAATTTCAGACTAAGGATCTGGGttctttgaaatattttttggacaTTGAGGTAGCTCGGTCAAAACAAggcatctatatttctcaaaggaagtatgcctTAGATATGCTAAAGAAGACAAGATTGCTTGAATGTAAGCCCACAGATACCTCTATGGATCCAAATATCAGGTTGTTACTGAGACAGGGGAGCCTCTTTCTGATCCTGGGCGTCACCGTCGACTAGTTGGGAAACCTAATTACCTCACAGTCACTCgtcctaatattttatttgttatgagTGTGGTAAGTCAATTCTTGGATTCACCTTATGACAGCCACTGGGATGAAGTGATAcgtattttttgatatattaaggTTACCCCTGGTCGGGGtgtattgtatcaaaatcatgggcacAGTCAAATTGTGGGATATACGGATGCTGATTGGACAGGATCACTTAGTGACAGGCAATCCACATCTGGATACTGTGTATTTGTGGGTGAAAACTTAGTCTCttgaaaaagtaagaagcaaactGTTATCGCCAAATCCAGTGCAGAAGCTGAATATAGGGTAATGGCCGTAACAacatgtgagctagtgtggttgaaacaattaattgaggagttaGGAGTTATCCAAGTTAAGTCTATGCAATTGGTTTGTGACAACCAAGTTACAATGCATATTGTTTCTAATCCTGTGTTTCACGagagaaccaagcatattgaaattgactgtcattttgttagagaaaaggTACTCTCTGGGGATATAGTTAGAACATATGTGGGTTCCAACGATCAATTGGTCAATTTACTCACTAAGTTACTTAGAGGTTTTCGTGTGAATTATTTTTGTACCAAGCTGGGCATGCTTAATATATATGCtacagcttgagggggagtgttaaataagataaggggtattagtgtaattaactttaaatatttgtatgtatatatatactcttgtaTTGTACACTTTGAGaaatatatagattattttattGCCATAACATAAATAATTGTGCAGGATGCTCGAGCTGCTGGCTGCCGCACATCTGCTCAGGCTGAAAGGTATATTGAGCAAAAGGGGAAAAGTGAAGCTGGTGAAAGTGCTTGTAGGTTGAAGGACGGTGCTCAAGCGGGCCCTGGTGGTAAATTTCTGCAAAGGGCAAACCATCTTAAAAGTGAGCCTGATAGCAGCCCTTGTGGAAATGAACGGGGATCCTCAGTAGCAGAATCTGTTGGCAACGACTCTCATTCAACAAATGGAGGACAAGCTATTTTGAGCTCCTTAGATAATTGGGATGTCATCGGATTTCCAGGGGCTGACCTACTTTCTGAAACTGTAAGAATCCTAAGCTCCAATACCTCTTATTGGTAAAAggatctttatttttaaatttcagtaaGTTATTTCTTGGTTCACTTGGATAACTATCTCCCAGAAACCAACCAATCATGCCATGATTCATAGGTTCCTCTACAGCTTTTAGTTTCAAAGTCATAACTAGGCaaatttttatatctatatttgCTGTGGATAGGATTAGAATCCTGAAATGTCATCCTTTTGGCTTGATTTGATTCTAGATCATGAACTTGGATATTTGCATAATGCAGGAGAAGCGGCTGTGTGGTGAGATGAAGATCCTACCTTCACATTACCTGAGCATTATGCAAACCATTTCTTTGGGGATGTTAAATGGAAAAATTACCAAGAAATCTGACGCTCAGAGTCTTTTCAAAGGCGTTGATCCAAGCAagttagacagagtttatgacACTCTTGTGAAGAAGGGTGTCAGTCAGCCATGATTGTGCATGCCACCTGTGTTTTGTTGAAGTTCATGGGCTTCGGGTTTCTGAAGTTCGAGCCAATTTGGTCATGGATCCATCAGTGTACGTCATGTGATCTGTTTGTCAAGTGCAAGATCCTTCTGCAAGCAAGGCTTTGGCAATGTTTCTTACTGGTGGGTGGCCTGGCCTCCTGCTGGCAGAAGAAGAGGGTTCTGAAACAGTCAGTGAGGCATCTATCTTGCGGGTAATTCAGACTCGTTGTTTAATACTGTTTGGTTATCTGCTAGCCGTAGGATAGAATTTGGAACAGAAACTCAAAATtactttctttttctgttttataCCTGAAAACTGATCCAATAGTTAAATGGAAAAGTTTACATAGGTTGAATCAGCAGAGTTACTTCTTCTTTGTTGTTGTAAAATTGCAAAGATAAGTCTTCATTTATACCAGCGTCCTTCATTACCAATTCAAACACCATCACGGGTTTGAATTGCAAAAACAATCTCTTTGTAAAGTAAGgcaaggctataaataaaaacCAAGTATGTGATGAAACTAAGGTTAGAAGTCACTCCATTGCAATTGACAagaaatatcttaaaatttttgggGGTGAATTTGTCCCCTACTTTGTTTATTTACTGAATAGATTACCTAACAAAAGTGTGCGTCATGTCATTGTTTAAAGGCTTGAAATGGTTTCGATCTAAGCTTCGAGCACATCAAagtgtttggtttgattttatatgcACATGTACGAGGAGAGAAGCTTTGACCTTGGAGTGTTTGGCTTAGATTTTATGTGCTCGTATAAAAGGAGAGACGCTAGCCAACAGGAGTTAGGCTGGAACAGGCTTATCAGAGGTTTTAAGTTTGAATCCCGAGCCCTACTACATAGTATTTGAGTGgcaattttgttatgttttggTGGAGTTTAAGAACAAATTAGCTGATGACATTGCCAGTGATGACTTGTTGGGGGTTATCCACAGTGATTTAGATGACATTTACATGCAGTGCAAGTAACAAAGTGTGAAGTTCTTTAACTCTCCCTCCTTATAAGTGTGCAGGTTCTTATTTCCTTTCTAAAATCTTAACCTCATTGAGAATTTGTCACAAGATTCTCACCAAATTTGTGGGTCGAAATGATGAAAAGTCTACTTTTGCCCTTTGCGAGTGTTAATACAAGAGCAAAATGGAcgtttttttttaccatttcaACTCTCTTGAGACAGACTTCATCATTCTTCTTCTATACTTGGAGATGACTGTTCCTATGATATCAAGTGAGTTCAAAGAGAATGTTGCACCATGTGGGGAATATTTTGGAGTATGGTTTGTTAAAAAGCATGAGAGGCTGTTAATTAGCACTTTTAGGAGGCTATGATGACAATTTTTCTTACTAgttctaaataaaattcaactttgaaagtaaaatactatttttaattttatgccCTCTTATCAGGGGaggaaaaaattattacaaattttgcCTTTAGTATTGTTATTATAACCTATTTCTGTAGGTATGGGTGTTGCAGTTGATGTTGTATcactatttttgtgaagatatcatataaataacaaagTTATTGGTAGTAGATTTAGTGCTacttttttttcatgaaaattgacaATTCTGAGGCATTGATTGATAAAATCTCTAAGTTgggttttaaaataataaaattagataaagtttggattttttttttttattatttggattaaatgACCTGGCtagttattttgagaaatttatgccCTTGGCATACAAAATAATACAtccacaaatttataatttgagtACAAAAAGTTATGACATTTTAAttatagtaattatttattgatcCATAAAATATaggcattaaaaaaaatattaacaaggTGATCGATACTACACTATACAGGTGTCCGAgaatttagatatatatatatatatatatatttatgctataccgatcattattatatatttgatggATGACATGTGATAATTATGAGGTAAAGTTCTgtttaatgaaattaaatatgaCATGAGGAGTACAGTACATGTTATTGTGACAAGGCAtccaacaaattaaaattaatcttttaaaatagcCTTACtctaatttcaataaatttacaaacaaagcacttttatgtaaaaatattaattataaaataatgaagtaattaaataatatcatcCAAAACATTTGACATTTcgaatttaactaaaatataattttttttaaaaattgtttcaTTGAATATAGTAATAATTTTGAAGGAGATATACTGTTTAATGCAAATTTAAGTGCTGCCATTCCACCAATATTTGACATTTTCATTCAGATGGGCCGAATTCCCTACCATTTATAGTGCCACCAATATTGATATATTTCTCTAAATTGGGTTTTAGGATGATTGCGTGTTTTCGATGTCAGTAAATGAGATAAATCGTAGATGTGAAGTTTTGTCTCACTGCGTAGGACGAGGATCGAATTCACGACTCACCGGTGTGAAGCCGGCATATCGCTTGTCCAACCGCTTGAGCTATGTCTTGGGATTTCTTGATAATTAGGATACGTAATTcaaagtcaattttttttttatgaaaattaatgttgtcataataataatgttaCTATATATTGCTAGCTacaaatacaacatatatatatatatatatgatatgatatgatatgtGGGTAGCTTCTTCATTCAATGGACTGACTGAACATTGCAAGATCATCtatcatgatgatgatgatatccCATATATAAttccaaaatccaaataaaaaataaaactagaaAACAAAAGAAGCAGGAAATTAAGTGGGTATTTAGGAGCACAATAATACTGATAGAATGACAActgaatacatatatatatatatataggtttgaTTTATTGGGAAAGAGACAGAgaagaacagaacagaacagaacagaaagaaagaaagaaagaaataataatgAATTATGAAGTACTAGAGGAAAGCACAGTACGTACTCCCAAAAGCCTTTTCTTAGCAGtccatgcaatgcaatgcatgcAGTGCttcccaataattaataatattctcTTCGACTTCGCTACAAATTCATCATCGACTCCCAGACGCACGCGCAGCACGctctttatttaattaatgagaGAAGGGGACGAAGCCCAATTCGTCGAATACCTCCGCGCAGTTGGGAAGAGCTGTCTTCTTCCTGAATCCGATGGGATTGCAGAAGCGGGAATCAGATCGAATCCCACTGTTCTTTGCCAAGCTCACGATGGCGCTGCTTATCTCCGAGTTGTGTTCGTTGCACTCTGGGTTGGGGCTCGAGATCACGTTCACTTCGCACATCTCATCGTCATGGTCGCCCTCCACAGCCAGCTTGTAGTGCCCGTCCTTGTTGGTTCTCCCGGTCACGCTCAGGGTCTCCGTCTTGTTCTCTAGGTGTCGGCATTTCAGCTCCACCTCCGCACCTGCAATTCCAACAATTAACACGTACGTAATCAAacgaatatatatacatatacatatgaagatgatgatgatgatgatgcccATATGCACGTACGTACCAGCCAGGTATTCGCTGAGTCGAGTGGGGAACAAGACGCGGCAAGTATCGCAGTAGACCTTGCCTTGGACGTGGAAGGCGCCCTTGTCGTCGTGGCAATGGGCAGGGCCGGCGAGGGCCAAGAGGCAAAGCACAGACACGAGAGCAAGAGCGGCCTTTGCCATTCTATTGAGTTTAAGGTTTGGAGTGGCTTTTGTTAATTAGGGGTAGCAGTGGAAGTAGTAATGGAGAGGGAAGAGGGAAGGAGTGGGTTTATaaggagagggagaggggaGGGCTGTTGAGAGGGTTGCGGGGAGAGGACACACTTGTTGGGATGGTAGTGGAAGGGGGAGGAGGCCAGACCTTTACTTGTTCAACACCTTTCCTAATTAATTTCTTGctagtaatattaataaattgtaagacgccataaataaattctataattGTGTGTGTGTTAGAGATTTGGTCAAACCttgatttttgtgtttttttttttttagcataaaaaagaAGTGAGaatgcttttaatttttaatataattaaataactttGTTATAGTCTTATCAATATTTGCATGTGAGAAGGAAATCTAGCtcattatatgtaataatttaatttctactAAGTTTGTATAAATGCACAAAATATGTAACATagatgttaaaataatttttaaataaaaatctagccattttaaatgaaaaaactaGAACcttaaaaataatgagaaatacATGATTTTTACCTTGATGTCTAGTGGCTAACGACTATAACTTGAATCCATATATCATCTTATggttaaaatagaaattttaaaatagaatttCTTGACACGAGAGAATTTAAGGAGTCCTGTCTGAGTAATGTTGTTATCGTCATGGCTTATCTCACTTGATCAATAGTCATCTTTCTTcttgtcgacgttcaatttcaacCGACTGTCATTCTTTTTGGGTCGCGGTGAGTAAATCCAAAATgccaagaagaaaaaaggaaccAAAATTTCTAACGTAAGTCCACACcgaaatttttacgtggttcggccagaacgataccTACTCCACGACCACCCTCTGATTATTCCTTCAgaatggcggtatctgattattctttttgtcCCCGCCCCTCATGATATCtatcattcttatttatactgaggcgcttttacaatttagataacataaagAAATACAATGAGTGTATAATTGGGGACAAACAGCCCTTATCGTCTACACAAAACCGGGAATGGGATCCTTATTACGATGGGCATAGGCTGTTGCAGGTAAAGTGAATAgtccctacctctgacttctcagcaacTTTACCACTTATGCGAGCTGATGGTTTTAGACCAGCGACCTGGGTGGTACAGCGAACTGAGGGTTTTATAACGAGCCTGTTAGTCGATCGTCGAGACCTCGCTAGTGGTTTTATCAGGAGCTCGTAAGGTGCTTGCTTTATGGGCTTCGGGTTTCGGTGGTGTATGGATTTCATTTGACGAGGTCGCTGGGATCTTTCGAGCTCTGGGTGATTGGGTCGGCCCATTGGACTGAGCCTGGCCCATAAAAGGGGTGATGCTGGAATAGtgtataacataagccccccagctcgCGGTGCGATTTTCACACTGGGGGCTAACGCGTGCCAGCTGTTAACCCTCCGGCTCCTGCCCAATTGCTTTAAATTTCGTCATTCCACACAGCACGTCTTATCGACAACACATTTAATGCGCACTTCCCCCCATTTCTGTGCATGATTACGcccgtgggacccacaagctgtcgTGCGGCAGCTGGATGtggagcatgtgataagtcgcTCGTTGATCTGATGGCTGGGATCGATTGTTCCATTAGTATAAATAGTAGGAGGTGACCCCATTTCcctctttcacgctattttgaaaccTCTTTAAGCTTTTTGCCTTCTTCTCTCGAGCTTTCCATCGCTGCCATTCTCTCAGACGCCGACCGTTTCAGCCCGGTGCTTGATACGAGTCTCCGTACAGACGACAGGCTTCAGTGTTTGGTAAGTTTGCTGtgactttcttctctttttttttttcttttttttttttcttgtgaggCCATCCGTCGTCGATTTGTCGGTGGTTTTTCTGGTTTTGCCAACTTCGTCGGTGTTGTTCTCGTTTTCCGGGGAGACGACACGATCTGGTTGGTCTGGCATCTACCGCGCCTTCGAGcgcaatgaccttaggattagtttCTTATGAGATACCGAGCTCGCGGTTGTAGCCCATCCGCCTTAGGCGGCACCCTGTTGCAGAGCGCTCGACCTGGAAGATTAGGGgatatttttagggtttttctagtttcttgaggtctggttcgtgatttgcgacctgactgttctctttttttcctttgtagatATCTAACCAATATCGCGGAGATTCAAGTCAAAAGCGTCGCAACTATAccgtaggagaaaacgacacttcgaaCTCTGAAGATTGTCTTATCATGGAAGGTCAGGATTTTGAGGGTGCGATCTCGCGATCTGATGAGGTCATTGACGTGACTTCTTCTGAAGCCGACCTGGAGGTTCAAGATCAGGTCGCTGAGGGAAGTTCGGGACGCGAGGTCTTTAAAAGACTTCCATCTAAGGCCAAGCATCATGAGGTGGCGTCTTGCATTCGGGAGTTTCGCCTCTCTAGGAACTACCTCGTATACGTCCCTGCCCCGAGCTCCCACGCGGCTTACCCACCATCAAATTTTGTAACCGTTAGCCCCCAGCATCTTGAGTCTGGCCTTAGGTTCCTCGTAGCTCCATATTTTATTGCCCTCTTGAACGATGTTAAACTCGCCCCCTTTCAATTGACACCGAACTCGTACACCCAACTAACCTCGCTAACCATTCTGTTTCTCGGGAACGGTCTTCCATCGCCATCGCCGAAATTAGTTagatttcttttttcccttaagAATGctaaggacgggctgtattactTGGCAGCCCGCCCTTCGTATTATAAAACCATCCTTCCCCAAGGTAGGGCAAAGGGGAAATCCAAAGTGGGCGactacaagtccagttggttcttcgtttCTTATCCTTCGCTTTCGTTGCTCGACAATTTCAGTTTCGTACTCACTCCAGGTAAGGGCGCGCTTAGTTTGACTTAGATCACTTTACTTCGTCTAATGTTTCTGatgtttatttttgtcatgCAGACCTCGGAGGCAGGAAACCACTGCTATCGACGGAAGACATCAAGGTTCTGGACAAGCTCATTGCTGCCGGCTTAGATTCGGAGAGCCTCGAGATAACCGACGAGCTGCTTAAGAATCACCAGCTCGCCCCTTCCCTCGATACCGAGGTCATAAAAGGAGACTGTGTTGGGGTCCTTGGTGCAAAAGTCCTCCCGTCCGCCTTTTAGAGCCAAGCCGGAGGTATGGTGGATCTTGAGCTCGTTCATCCGAAGAGGCCCAGGGCCAGACCAGGGGTCAGTTCCTCCGCGACCTCGAGCTCTAGTTCGCAGGGGGCAAGGTCGGAGCAGTCGCGGCCACCGCCGCAGCCTCGACAGCAACAACGCTCGCAACAAACCCAGCCTCAATAGCAAGGCCATGGGCAGCCAAAGCAACGCCTCCTCCTTCCGTCGGCGCAACAGCAGTGCCCCTCGCAACAATTGGGGCACCGAGCCTCCACCTCTCAGGATCGCAACCCGAGCAGAGGTTGCGGAAAGGAGGCCGCGAGGGAAGTTCAAAGGGTCCCAGCTGCGGGTTCGAAAAGGAGATCCGACCAGCCTTTGCAGCAAGAGGACGACAGGCGAAAAAAGGCTAAGGTTCCTGAAGGGGAGCCGGCCTTGGAGGACTTACCGGGCGGGATCTTCGTCGGCCCCCTCTTGGATTCCATACCCACCCTCCTAGACGCAACCGCGAAGCCTTTGGACGACTCAAGGGTAAAGTGGGCCGCCCTCTACGATTATATTGCTCGTCATAGCTTGGTGGTAAGTTACGTTTTTCGTATCTCAATTTCTTGGCCGCCATCTTTCTTGAGCTAacctcctttctttttctttcttttttgtttagcTTTCTCTCGCTTCCATGAAGCTCAAACAACAGCACCTGGACTTCGACGCACAA is a window of Diospyros lotus cultivar Yz01 chromosome 10, ASM1463336v1, whole genome shotgun sequence DNA encoding:
- the LOC127811133 gene encoding anther-specific protein LAT52-like, with the protein product MAKAALALVSVLCLLALAGPAHCHDDKGAFHVQGKVYCDTCRVLFPTRLSEYLAGAEVELKCRHLENKTETLSVTGRTNKDGHYKLAVEGDHDDEMCEVNVISSPNPECNEHNSEISSAIVSLAKNSGIRSDSRFCNPIGFRKKTALPNCAEVFDELGFVPFSH